CAGGAGGGGGCCGGGGGAAGTGTGGAGAAGAGAAGTGTGGAGAAGTGTGGAGAAGAGAGATAAggttgagagagagagataagGGCCGGGGGACGAGAGCCGGTTGGGGAGGTGGATAAGTTTGGaagctcctttagtaccggttgagggctccaaccggtactaaaggggtcacagGAGGCTCCTGGGGAACTAGCCATTAGATCCGGtaattagtaccggatcaaaaaccaaccggtacaaaGGGCTAGGATCAatactcagttttccagtagtgagaTCAACCACTGGATAGTATAGGCTGCTTATGAAAATGCGagggtttatactggttcagagagtaataccctgcTAGATAATCCATAAAGATCAGCTTGTCGGTTAAGTAATTAAGTTTAGGGTTTGTCTAATCTCAAGGTTACTAGGACTCAATTTTTTTTCGAATGCTTAGATCGATGGCTAACATCTATATTCTAACTTCCAACATCCTTTCTTTTCTTGATTCTCGTTCACCCTCTGCAATAACAGTCATCTCCACACTCCACACTGAGTGCCAACTAGCTGCCATAGCCTCTAGTGCACCCCATTGCCAGACTGACTCACTCCATGTCCTATCCCAACCCACCCTTCATGTATCCTATACGACTATACTACCCTAGAAGGCAATGCCCTCAGCTGCCTATTGTGGCATAGCCGCACGATCCACAAACCATCACCATCTGGATCTTTGTACCTCCCTTTCCGTCAATATGTATAGAGGTTGGACCTATATACCTCCCTTTCCATCAATATGTATAGAGGCTGGACCTATGTACCTCCCTTTCCGTCAATATGTATAGAGACTTTATGGATTCTCAGCAAAAAACCTCCTCACAGATCCGAAATACCTAACCAAAATCCTATCACAATCTAGCTATAGTCTTGTCGTAGAATGCCCCCTCCCTTAACCTtgttggagaagaagagaaggaaaaagaataataacctaatttttttcaaaattattATTGTCATCACGAGCTGAAtggatttttttctaaaaaaataatggATAGAAATCTAACCTCTATATCCACATGTGGATATAGACAACAAGAAATTATAAAAACGACTGAGGAAAAACAAGATAGAAAGGTTGATGACTATGCACATCATTTGTATTTACTGCTTACAATACTCACCACATAGCCTAACAGACCTAACGGTAGTGTCAAATTGGGAATAAAAGGTTGAAGTTGATGTCAAATAAGGCATAGTTCATCTTTCAGGGTCAAATAGGGAATTAACTCATCTTCTgatgtcaaatagggaattatcTCATTAAAAAACTAAGGTTCCAACTTCTTTACGTTCCTATGCAACAACAACCCTTCACATCATTTGTCTACAACCGAGTCAATCTCGACTATAACCCCAAGCAACCTTAAGTGACAGAAATTATAGCAATTATTTTGTATTCTACACCTACCAACCTTAAATGAGAAGGATCACAGGGAGATCATTTTGCGAGATCGATCGAGGCCGTGTTCATCCTCTCCCTCTTCCATTcatctcctttttcttcccCTGCCTCTGCCATGACCATGGTCCATGGTCGATTTGCCGCCCGCACGAGCATATGTATGTTGAACTAACCAGCTTTGTTACATTATCAGGAAAAAGATGGGAAATAAGGGGGATCCAATTGCAAGAATCGGAGCATTAACCAACCCTATCCGTATCCATGAACAACTAACTATGCATCGGTTGCAGGCCGCAGCAAGGCATCGGGTGACGGTGGCGCGGGCTGTAGACTCTGGACGGACGGACGACGACGCGCTTTGGCGTGAGGGGCCGCGTGCGGTGGACAAGGACGATGAGGACATGGGGCAGAGCAGGGCGTGAGGGCGACGGCGCGACGCTGCAAATGCCCAAAGACCGGATGCGCCCTGGATGGCGGAAGCAAGGGGAGCCATCTCCAAACGTCCAAAAGACCTGGGGCACTTTGCTGGCGAGCGACGGAGCAGAGAGCAGAGAGCAGAGAGCAGAGCAGGATCGCCATTCGCTGCCGCTGGTGCGCGTGAGGATCGGAAGGGGGTGTCGTCAGTTGCATAATAGCACCCACAGTCAGGGGATCGCGGGAGCGGGCGTCGATACGATACCCGGCGCCTGTTGGGGGCAGGAAGCCGAGTTGGATCCCTATCCGGCATGACGTGCCGATGCCGTGTGCCCCAGTTAAACTCTCACCAGCAGGCGCCCGTTCGATCCGGATCCTGCGAGGCGTAACCGCCGCGACACCCAAACCCCAAGTCGAGTCGGAAACGCCACCGACCTCTCGACGCCTTTAAATAGCACCCCCCACGTCTTATACGACGCCGCCACACGACACGACCAGCGCCACTACTGCTGCCCAGAGACCAGACCAAGACCCAGACCCAGACTGCCACCGAAGAAAACCCGCATCTCTTTCGcaaggcccgccgccgccgggggcaaTGGAGGGACCATCAGCATCCGGCCGCGGCCTCAAGAGGTTGCGCGGCACCGTGACCCTCTCGCTCAAGACGCCGGGGGAACAacccgccgcggcctcctcgccggtgggcgaggaggaggagcagcagccggCCGCGGCGTGCGGGGCGACGATGATGCGCGGGCCCGTGCAGACCGGCAAGAAGGCGGCGTCCGAGGGGTGCCGGGCCATCGCCGACATGGCGGCCCGGCTCGGGGTCGCGCCCGGGGTGCGGGACCGCGCCCTGGAGATGTTCCGCCGGATGGAGGAGGTCAAGGGCCGTGCGCACCACTACTACACCAAGGGCGCCGGCAGGAGCGGCGACGCGCTCTACGCCGCGTGCCTCTACCTGGCGTGCCGCTCCGCGGGGGCGCCGCGGACGTTCAAGGAGCTCGCGGCGGCGACGCgtgacggcgcggcggcgaggaaggacATCGGCAGGCTCATCACGCTCATCAGGACGCGACTCGGGGAcgaggccggcggggaggcCATGGACATCGGCGTCGTGCGCGCCGCCGACTACATGGAGCGCTTCGGCTCGATGCTCGGGATGGGGGAGGGCGAGGTGCGCGCCGtgcaggaggcggcgcggaggaTGCAGGACCACCTCGACGTGCGCCACAACCCggactccaccgccgccgccatcatctaCATGGCCATGGAGCGCCGCTCTCCCGGCGCCGGGACCAGAAAGTCCATCCGGGACGTCTCCGTGGCCACCGGTGTCGCCGACAACACCATCAAGCAGGCGTACAGGGAACTCTACCAGCACGCCCACCTGCTCTTCGACTGATTGGATTGTTGTGTTCCTTGTAAACATTGCCTTGTACGTACCTAGCAGTATGGATCATTCATCCCTTTCGTGATAGCTGATCTGTCAATTTAGTTATGTTCTTTTTAGTAGCCGAACATGGAAATCACCTTTGTTCGTAGGTTCAACCGTTGTCAAATATTCACTGATACAAATCCATGCCCCTAAAGAGTTTGgatctgctttttttttttctgtgcgCAAGAAACAACCTTTTGGAGTTTTCTGTTGAATCCATGCTTTTTACGCTGAAATTTATCTTCTGTTCGGATAACCATGTAAAGCAGCTGGCAGCGGCCCTGCTACGGTGTCATCAAGTGAATCAACCAGATAATTGAACCAATTCTCTCAGGTTTTGCGGTCCATCCAAATTCCAAAGAATCAGTACACAACATCAAGCAGATTATCTGATGTTTTCTTC
This sequence is a window from Setaria italica strain Yugu1 chromosome III, Setaria_italica_v2.0, whole genome shotgun sequence. Protein-coding genes within it:
- the LOC101777982 gene encoding transcription initiation factor IIB, with protein sequence MEGPSASGRGLKRLRGTVTLSLKTPGEQPAAASSPVGEEEEQQPAAACGATMMRGPVQTGKKAASEGCRAIADMAARLGVAPGVRDRALEMFRRMEEVKGRAHHYYTKGAGRSGDALYAACLYLACRSAGAPRTFKELAAATRDGAAARKDIGRLITLIRTRLGDEAGGEAMDIGVVRAADYMERFGSMLGMGEGEVRAVQEAARRMQDHLDVRHNPDSTAAAIIYMAMERRSPGAGTRKSIRDVSVATGVADNTIKQAYRELYQHAHLLFD